The Eremothecium gossypii ATCC 10895 chromosome IV, complete sequence genome contains a region encoding:
- the DPA10 gene encoding Dpa10p (Syntenic homolog of Saccharomyces cerevisiae YLR307C-A): MFSKNAFQILSPAVMARCAVPRGEIKTTTFPQLARAASTAAATRLWSLGNKEQKPTVVISSDSDEVETVCDHIRV; this comes from the coding sequence ATGTTTTCCAAGAACGCATTCCAGATACTCAGCCCGGCCGTGATGGCACGGTGCGCGGTGCCTCGCGGCGAGATCAAGACCACGACGTTCccgcagctggcgcgggcAGCAAGCACGGCGGCAGCGACGCGGTTGTGGTCGTTGGGGAACAAGGAACAGAAGCCGACGGTGGTGATCAGCTCGGACAGCGACGAGGTGGAGACGGTGTGCGACCACATCCGGGTCTGA
- a CDS encoding uncharacterized protein (Syntenic homolog of Saccharomyces cerevisiae YGL176C), with protein MAPELPGFYYDSARGRYFRVAAAGAPAGAERYGRDELRRKRAHNSDNLRRQQEAARAEQARRELVLALARGRAGDLRRIAGAPAPPTTGRVREHLDVFRERPPATLLPQMFYEDGVFLLMDQRAVLYAVRDADGSVSTAAPAAGFGAGEAAGPVLDEQGGLGGWLLRAHGAYSLAAPDGTLRDTALPRGGEVFAALALGDEAFFAQHARVLRAPAGARRLPRSADTDVLALAVAPHGAALFAGCRNGQLFRLPPAPHAPPELIHTFPGPVVGLRPLPGTPLLVASVHAHPAQLLCVLDTRGPARQPVVRRLATRLRNAAAATEILQLAGSLLLYGSTAARDGRGDWDLFCLDPLAHHAADYDPACGAPSVLPAMTMDQCLAPCSRRRLLAAALCPRLHAADADGLFHAACSAHQTQFYRETDTQQPRMRVAMLCRDADEVGLVLRSTDL; from the coding sequence ATGGCGCCCGAGTTACCAGGGTTCTACTACGATAGCGCCCGCGGCAGGTACTTTAGGGtcgccgcggccggcgcccCCGCGGGCGCAGAGCGGTACGGGCGCGACGAGCTGCGCCGCAAGCGCGCGCACAACTCCGATAACCTGCGGAGGCAGCAGGAGGCCGCGCGAGCGGAGCAGGCACGACGCGAACTGGTTCtggcgctcgcgcgcggccgcgcgggcGACCTGCGCCGCATAGCCGGTGCGCCCGCACCGCCCACGACAGGCCGCGTTCGCGAGCACTTGGACGTGTTCCGCGAGCGCCCGCCGGCGACGTTGCTGCCACAGATGTTCTACGAAGACGGTGTGTTTCTTCTGATGGACCAGCGCGCGGTGCTGTATGCCGTGCGCGATGCCGATGGCTCGGTGTCCACGGCCGCACCCGCGGCGGGCTTTGGCGCGGGCGAGGCCGCGGGGCCAGTGTTGGACGAGCAGGGCGGCCTCGGCGGCTGGCTGCTGCGCGCACACGGCGCATATTCGCTGGCAGCGCCCGACGGGACGCTGCGCGATACCGCGCTTccgcgcggcggcgaggtctttgccgcgctcgcgctcggCGACGAGGCGTTCTtcgcgcagcacgcgcgcgtgctgcgcgcgcccgcaGGCGCACGCCGCCTGCCCCGTAGCGCGGACACCGACGTGCTGGCCCTGGCGGTGGCACCACACGGCGCCGCGCTCTTCGCCGGCTGCCGCAATGGCCAGCTGTTccggctgccgccggcccCGCATGCGCCCCCGGAGCTGATCCACACGTTCCCGGGCCCAGTCGTCGGCCTGCGCCCGCTGCCGGGCACGCCGCTGCTCGTGGCCTCCGTCCACGCGCACCCTGCCCAGCTACTCTGCGTCCTGGACACGCGAGGCCCCGCGCGCCAGCCCGTCGTGCGCCGCCTGGCCACCCGCCTGCGCaacgccgccgcggccacCGAGATCCTGCAACTCGCAGGCTCTCTGCTGCTCTATGGCTCCACTGCTGCGCGCGATGGCCGCGGAGACTGGGATCTGTTCTGCCTGGATCCGCTCGCTCACCACGCGGCCGACTACGATCCCGCCTGCGGGGCGCCGAGCGTGCTCCCGGCCATGACTATGGACCAGTGCCTGGCCCcctgcagccgccgccgcctgctgGCCGCGGCGCTCTGCCCGCGCCTGCATGCCGCTGACGCCGATGGCCTCTTTCATGCGGCCTGCAGCGCACACCAGACGCAATTCTACAGAGAAACAGACACACAGCAGCCGCGTATGCGCGTGGCTATGTTATGCCGCGATGCTGACGAGGTAGGGCTAGTATTGCGGTCCACAGACCTATGA
- a CDS encoding ADL036Cp (Syntenic homolog of Saccharomyces cerevisiae YLR308W (CDA2) and YLR307W (CDA1); Tandem gene duplication in Saccharomyces cerevisiae), with the protein MKSSLLKKALVLACASGRFAAAMPSQNEYEVDAEMTPFPAWLTELTGLSQWPDADPPYIPIESIDLSKVPDYKPYREGECHLNPPESCSFDCYKCLAIDDVHTCPRLSQTFDDGPSEATLELLGHLNHKTTFFNLGYNIVRNPAVYRQVMAAGHLIGTHTWSHPFLPSLTNEQVVAQLQWSIWAMNATGNHLPRWFRPPYGGIDNRIRAIARQFGLTTVLWDRDTFDWMLQSSEFSRTEQQILDDVTEWMRTGTGLILEHDGHERTARMGIQVNDMIGPNQMTVAECAGGVDYLQSLPWFSRNSHLSSEEAQ; encoded by the coding sequence ATGAAGAGTTCCCTATTGAAGAAAGCATTGGTCCTTGCGTGCGCGAGTGGGCGGTTTGCGGCTGCGATGCCGAGCCAGAACGAGTACGAGGTGGACGCGGAGATGACGCCGTTTCCCGCGTGGCTCACGGAGTTGACGGGGCTCAGCCAGTGGCCTGATGCAGACCCCCCGTACATCCCCATCGAGAGCATCGACTTGTCGAAGGTGCCCGACTACAAGCCGTACCGCGAGGGCGAGTGCCACTTGAACCCGCCAGAGTCATGCTCGTTCGACTGCTACAAGTGCTTGGCGATCGACGACGTGCATACGTGCCCACGCTTGAGCCAGACCTTTGACGACGGGCCGTCCGAGGCCACGCTTGAGTTGCTCGGCCATCTCAACCACAAAACAACGTTCTTCAACTTGGGCTACAACATCGTGCGTAACCCAGCCGTCTACCGCCAGGTCATGGCCGCCGGCCACTTAATTGGGACGCACACGTGGTCGCATCCGTTCCTACCGTCGTTGACGAACGAGCAGGTCGTCGCCCAGTTGCAATGGTCCATCTGGGCGATGAATGCCACCGGGAACCACTTGCCACGCTGGTTCCGCCCACCGTACGGCGGCATTGACAACCGTATCCGGGCAATTGCACGTCAGTTCGGTCTAACGACTGTGTTGTGGGACCGGGACACATTCGACTGGATGTTACAGTCATCTGAATTTTCAAGAACAGAGCAGCAGATTCTGGACGACGTCACCGAATGGATGCGCACCGGCACGGGCCTTATTCTAGAGCATGATGGACACGAGCGCACCGCACGCATGGGCATCCAGGTCAATGACATGATTGGTCCCAACCAAATGACAGTTGCTGAGTGCGCAGGGGGCGTGGACTACTTGCAGTCGCTTCCCTGGTTCTCAAGAAACTCTCATTTGAGCTCCGAGGAGGCCCAATAA
- the UBC12 gene encoding NEDD8-conjugating protein UBC12 (Syntenic homolog of Saccharomyces cerevisiae YLR306W (UBC12); 1-intron) — MLRRMPPATEPATRYTMLKLRQLQKEKQRQAAQAQAPAQGRSAASPAQLRVEKDLATLELPTTVTLDTKCLGSENKVYLRISPEEGVYRGGHFRFSVVFRDTYPIEPPTVKCLNTIYHPNIDYSGNICLNVLREDWSPVMDLQTVVLGLLFLFLEPNGSDPLNRQAADTMLRDPYRFETNVQATMMGGHLDGQVFDNVRH, encoded by the exons ATGCTCCGCCGAATGCCTCCCGCTACCGAGCCCGCCACGCGCTACACTATG CTCaagctgcgccagctgcagaaggaGAAGCAGCGGCAGGCCGCACAAGCCCAGgcgccagcacaaggccgctccgccgcctcgcCCGCACAGCTGCGCGTCGAGAAGGACCTGGCCACCCTCGAACTGCCCACAACAGTGACGCTGGACACGAAGTGCCTTGGCTCCGAGAACAAGGTCTACCTCCGCATCTCCCCTGAGGAGGGCGTGTACCGTGGCGGCCACTTCCGGTTCTCGGTCGTGTTCCGCGACACGTACCCCATTGAGCCGCCGACGGTCAAATGCCTCAACACTATCTACCATCCCAACATCGACTACTCCGGCAACATCTGCCTCAACGTCCTGCGCGAGGACTGGTCGCCCGTCATGGACCTGCAAACTGTGGTGCTCGGGCTTCTATTCTTGTTTCTGGAGCCCAACGGAAGCGATCCTCTCAACCGGCAGGCCGCGGACACCATGCTGCGCGACCCCTACCGCTTCGAGACCAACGTGCAGGCCACCATGATGGGCGGCCACCTCGACGGCCAGGTCTTCGACAACGTCCGCCACTAG